One Desulfosoma caldarium genomic window, TTATGAAGTGGAGCGGTTAGCGGCAAACAGGCAGGAACTGGAAGGCATTCTCTTTGAGTGCCGATCGGCAGGTATTCCAATCCTTTCGGTGCGCTGAAAGCACGCAAGGCCGGTAGGGTTTCCTCCGGCCTTGCCCAAGAAACCGCATCAGGCGATCTTGACCTCCACCTTTCTCGGTTTGGCTTTGTCCACCTTGGGCAGGGTGAGGGTCAAGACCCCGTTCTTCATGGCTGCTTCGATCTTGGATTGATCGATGACGCGACCCAGAGTGAATTGCCGGAAATAGTCGCCCACCCCGTATTCGCGAAGCAACATTGTTTCCCCTTCACCTTCTAAAGTCACCGTGCCGCGAATCGTCAGCTGATCGTCGCGAAGATCAATATCCACATTTTCCGGCGAAACACCAGGCATGTCCGCCACAAGCTTCAGAGCATCCTGCGTTTCGTAAATATCCACCGCCGGAATGTAGACGGGAATGTTTCGAGTGGTTTCCGCTTGGGTCTGCACTTCCTGTTTTTCCCTTACCTGAAGGTCCTTGTCGGCCATGATCGTCACCCCCTTGTGCTCTCCTTCATGGACGTCGGCATCTCAAACGGTTTTGACAGCGATCTGTTTCGGTCGGACTTCCTCGGCCTTAGGCAGTGTAATCTTCAGAATGCCGTTCTGAAACACCGCCTCCACCTTATCCACGTCAATGCGCGTCGGCAACGTCAAGCTTCGACGGAACCGGCCGAATTCCCTTTCTCGGCGGTGATAACTCACGTTTTCCTCGGCTTCATGGCTCTTGCGCTCCCCACGAAGCGTCAGGGTGTCCCCTTCCACCGAAATGTCGAGATCACTCGCCTGAATTCCGGGAAGTTCAGCGCGCACATAAAGATTGTCCTTGTCCTCACTGACGTTCAGCAGAGGGAAAACGCCCATCCTTAACGGGCGAATACCCCGAAATCCCGCGAAGAGGCGATCCATCTCGCGACGAAGCCGATCCATTTCACGTTCCATTTCCTCAAAAGGTCGAAAGAGATCTGCTTGGTCGGACCAACGCAGCAATGCCATGGCGATAGCCTCCTTTCATATTGAATTTACTTGGAAAAATGTGTTTGTTTCGATCGAAAATTAAGTTTCTTGGGCAAACCTGTCAAGATGGGTCCCGAAACATTGACAAGATGTGAGGAATCTTCTAGGAGTCCGACGATGGCAGCAACGGGGCAATGAGGTGGACGCCGAGTGAAGACGTTTGAAAAGGAAGATCCTCGACTGGAAGGGATCGGCTGGGTGCCCGATTCGGGACCGTGCTCGGGCGTGTACGTGTTGGCGCGCGGCCGGGTTCTCATCGATGCGGGCAACATGATGGGGCTCGTGGATCATCTGGAAGAGATGGCTCCTTTGGACTCCTTGGCGCACATTCTTTTGACCCACACCCACTTTGACCATGTGGGGGGGATGGCGGAAATTTATCAAAGAACCGCGCCCGATGTGTTTGTGCATGCGGTGGCGAGGGAATACGCGAGGTTGCTGCGTTCGCCTTTTCCGGAATTTTTTCAGGCCCTTGAAGATGCGGGAAAAATTCACAGGGTTCACGACGGCCAGGAGATTGAAGGGACGGGATTGAAGGCTTTGCATGCGCCGGGGCACACGGCGGGTGATCTGTGTTTTTATCATGAAGAGGCGCAGGCTCTTTTCAGCGGCGATGCGGTGCTGCCTTTTCGCCTGCGCTTCTCGGCGATTCTTTCCAAGCCGGATGATCTTTGTGGGGGCCGCCTACAGGACAAGGTGAAGAGTCTTCGACGACTCCTAGGCTTACCCGTCAAGCACCTCTTTCCTGGGCATGGCGAACCCGTGCTTCATACAGGAGCGAACCAGATCAAGATCGCTTTAGTGACCCTTTACCAGACCCTTTATGAAAATCCTCCCGAGAAAGCGTGGCTTCTCATGGCCCAGGATCTGGCCGACATCGGGCAGCCTGAGGAAGCTGCGGAATGCCTCAAAAAAGCCAGAGCCCTGGCTCCAGCCTCCCAAGACGTGGCGCGGGTGAGCGAGTTGTTAGGCCTCAGCGCGTAGGGTTCTCAGCCCACCATAAACAACAGGCGCACGCGAAGCTCGAGCGCGCCTGTTGTTAGGGCACAAGATTTTCTGTCCTGTCTTCTACTGGCCGGTTCCGAGAATCAAGACGATCTGGGTTTTTTCTTCATCCTTGGTCACGACCACGTGAAATACCTTGTCGCCTTTGCGCCAATGCCCTTGTATGCCTTCCGCGTGGTTCATTTCCATTTGCGTTTCCCAACCCGATTGACTGAGGGCTTGCTTGTAATAAGCGTAGACCTTTGGCGACGGGTCCGTTGAGCTCAGAACAACTTGCGATCCCTGAGGGGTTTTCATGGCCATTTCCACCTGGGAGCCCGGATATTGGGTCACGGCGCTCTTAATGTCGTTGGGGTAGTCCACCTGGGCCGAAGCTGAAATGGCCGCCAAAACACATCCTAAAACCAGCATGAAAGCAAAGAGCCGTCGTTGCATGAAAGCCTCCTGAATCCTTGGGTTTTCGGTGGCTCGTAGGCCGTGCCACGACGGCCCCTAGCGTTCCGCTGATTTTAGGATTCAGAGAGACTTTCAGCAATGAAAAACTGGGTTGAAGTGAATCATCTCCACCAGAGATCAAACCGGTCCAGGTTCATGACCTTGTTCCAGGCCGAAATGAAGTCCTGGACAAATTTTCCTTGGCCGTCGGCGCAGGCGTACACCTCGGCGATGGCTCGAAGTTGAGCGTTGTGCCCGAAGATCAAGTCGACGCGGGTGGCCGTCCATTTGAGGGTTCCTGAATCACGGTCGCGCCCTTCAAAGAGGTTTGAATCCTGCGTGCTGGGTTGCCATTCTGTGCCCATGTCCAGCAAATGGACGAAAAAGTCGTTGGTGAGGGTTCCTGGCCGTTGGGTCAAGACGCCGTGGGGCGCCTGCTTGTAGTTGGCATTGAGGACGCGCAGCCCGCCGACGAGCACGGTCATTTCCGGAGCGGTGAGGGTGAGAAGCTGGGCCTTGTCCACGAGCAAATGCTCGGCCGGAATGCTGTAAGGGGCTTTGAGGTAATTGCGAAAACCATCATAGAGAGGTTCCAGCACGGCAAAGGATGCCACATCCGTTTGTTCCTGCAGGGCATCCATGCGCCCGGGTGCAAAGGGAACCGTGACGTCGAAGCCAGCCTTTCTGGCAGCCTCTTCCACGGCGGCACAGCCCCCCAAAACGATCAGGTCGGCCAGGGAAACTTTCTTACCCCCGGAAGCGCCGGCGTTGAACTCCTTTTGCACTGCCTGAAGCACATCAAGCACCTTGGCCAATTGCTCTGGCATGTTGACTTCCCAGTCTTTTTGCGGGGCCAGGCGAATGCGGGCTCCGTTGGCGCCGCCGCGTTTGTCGGAACCTCGGAACGTGGAAGCCGCAGACCACGCGGTGTAAACGAGCTGGGACACCGAAAGGCCGGAGCTGAGGATCTTCTTTTTAAGCTGTGTGACGTCCTCGTCGTCGATCAGG contains:
- a CDS encoding MBL fold metallo-hydrolase, whose protein sequence is MKTFEKEDPRLEGIGWVPDSGPCSGVYVLARGRVLIDAGNMMGLVDHLEEMAPLDSLAHILLTHTHFDHVGGMAEIYQRTAPDVFVHAVAREYARLLRSPFPEFFQALEDAGKIHRVHDGQEIEGTGLKALHAPGHTAGDLCFYHEEAQALFSGDAVLPFRLRFSAILSKPDDLCGGRLQDKVKSLRRLLGLPVKHLFPGHGEPVLHTGANQIKIALVTLYQTLYENPPEKAWLLMAQDLADIGQPEEAAECLKKARALAPASQDVARVSELLGLSA
- a CDS encoding Hsp20/alpha crystallin family protein, with protein sequence MADKDLQVREKQEVQTQAETTRNIPVYIPAVDIYETQDALKLVADMPGVSPENVDIDLRDDQLTIRGTVTLEGEGETMLLREYGVGDYFRQFTLGRVIDQSKIEAAMKNGVLTLTLPKVDKAKPRKVEVKIA
- a CDS encoding Hsp20/alpha crystallin family protein encodes the protein MALLRWSDQADLFRPFEEMEREMDRLRREMDRLFAGFRGIRPLRMGVFPLLNVSEDKDNLYVRAELPGIQASDLDISVEGDTLTLRGERKSHEAEENVSYHRREREFGRFRRSLTLPTRIDVDKVEAVFQNGILKITLPKAEEVRPKQIAVKTV